The Glycine soja cultivar W05 chromosome 4, ASM419377v2, whole genome shotgun sequence genomic sequence tgttgatcatcgtcgtgaaaaaaaaattagaacaatataataatttgtataaaataagtcattgaataatattatttagaatataattcacgttaataaaaagagctcaattttttttaagggttCACATTCAACgcaagaacacatcaatttcacagcAATTTCTCATTGGAACATCAACtggttcatcaaacatatataattcaccattataattataaggataaaataaaaaattacggAAACACCCCAAAgcccattccaattgatactctaaggatccctacatatGTTCTCACTACTCCCCAATTgtaaataactcatcccttatctCGATGTAGTCACTCAAGCATTCTCCGTTATTAGTTGTGGCATTTTTGGTGCTCTCCAGAGCTTCTCCTCCGGTTTCTTTGTTAgggttcccaaacgttagagagaaggagaagggattgaagcctccattccaAGGTCTTACGAGTGATACATCTTTCTCCATTCACAGGCATTGTTCtgtaaatcccaacggtgacgGTGTGCAGAATTAAATTGCGAACCACATAACAAAATTTcatgacaatccaacggttaacgagttcgggatcatagttttaccgaaacagttttgggtttctacaGGAAAGAAAAAGTTATAATGCGAAGGGTATTTCTATTAGCTTCTTTCTTAATTCCCAATGGTGAGAAGGGTCAAAATTTAGTTGCAAACCTAGTacttaaatttcacgacgattcaacggtgaatgagtccgagatcgtcatttttttgAGATAGATTTGGTGGTATGCGGAAAAACAGGGTTTTTGGAGGAGAAGAGGGGAAAACGAAATTGAAACAAAGAGGAGGCATCCTCACTgttgaaaactgacctaacactctatttatagctagggtacatacaacttattatttactctatttatttatttttattattttataaaaatgaactctattttattctctatcaaatgaataaataaaatactttttattctcaaaccattattttaattaataaagttatttatccttatttatttaactataaaaacctcatcatttttctgaaactttatttatttatttaatttactaaaaaacttttttaatttatttacgaaaaaataGGATGTTACAAGATTCATACTATTCTACAGTTACATCTTATATCTGTATACTGAAGCATCCTGATTTTTTGTGCTATAACAGATGCATATATGGTtggaatatttgaatattagcAATCTCATATCTCTAAACAGAAGCATCACAGTTTTGTTGGGTAACGGGTTCATATATAGTTGGAACATTTGAATATTGGCACCGGACCGGAACTTTTACAGGATCCATTGAATTTTAATAACACCATATACAACTCATGCCATCTAATGTCAGagtaattttatattcaaacCAAAAGGATTTAAGCATTCAAACAAAATTCACCAACCCATATCGTCTCAGTGGCACTAAAAGCTCATGGGAAATGGTTTAAATATAGAAACTTCTCttaaatggataaaaatatatattgttagaATTTGGATTTGAACTTAATTCAACCCGATCAAATTGGATTGTAAAATTAGGATTTTTcatcacttatatattttatcttgacATATCTCTAGTTGATGTGGAATTTAGGTTTTTCCCACCTATATTTCAGCCAAGGTACAAGACTTCCTTTTGCACAACTGCTGTCTCCTATCCAATGTTTCAtatactgccaaacacattgaGGTAACATACTCTAACATTCCTTAGGCATATCTATGTCCTAGTATCTCATCTGTAAATATTTGGCAGTTTTCATTGATAATGCCACCTCTTTCAGCTGttgtaaatgaaaatgagatttaGCTAATGCTATGtactaatattaatatgttgTACTGAAATGAATCGATATTAACATCAACAGCAATACAAGATGGATTTGTTGTTTGGCTATTTCAAATCACCCAGCTGTTCTagagaacaaaaacataaaacccTTTATACATAGAAATTAGAAACAGTTAAACcctagaaaagaaagaaagatgaaaataaaaatcgaTCCATCTTCTTGTCTTGTTGATTACTTCATTTTCAACTTCTTGAAATCCATGGCAATGCAAGGGATTCTTCATATTCCAGCACATATATGAACATTCATCTCCTAAAACTCCAAGCTGATACAGAAAACAATGGTCTGTCACTCCAGCAGACAAGTAAACAATCATTCTCTTCTCgaaatttgtatttattacTATATCTCTGCAACAGATTCTTTGCTTCTAACCTCCCATTGTAGCTCAAAGGTACCTTTTCAAAACCAGCCATTTCAAGTCTTCGAATCCATTTCTCGAGTTTCTCATGTCTCTCCTTTCTATCAACACCCTCACAAGCAATGATGTTCTTTATCTGCTCTCCAAGAAGCTTGCTCTCAAGTTTTTGCCTCTCTACTGATGTTTTCATAACAGTAGAGTCCAAGCAGTCAAACAATGCACTGTAAAAGTACAATGCTCTATCAACTCTCTCCATCAAATTGGAACCATTCAGATTTGATTCTTGTTCAGTAATCACTACTAGTTTTGGTTGAAGTTTTCTAATAGCATTGAGAAAGATCCCCATCTTAGGTGAGGCACCCAAGGAAAGCGGTGACAAAGCAGAATCAGGACTCAAGGTATATGCATTGATCATATCTCTCTCAAGCCACTCTGCAAAAGTCCTTTGACCCATATGCAGTGCTCTCTGCACATTCATAGATGCTGCCGCAGCCGGTGAGATCCTCCCTGCCATATCATCATCAGTGGCAAGAAGAGAATGCAGCTGAAGAACAGAAGTGATTGCAAGAGCATCTCCTATCTTTACAGGCAACTTCTCAAAGTCAACATCTTCCAGTTTGCTAACAACAGGATAGAACTGCAAAGGAAAATCCAATTTCCCAGCTTCAGTTGTCAAATGAAAGTTCATTTGGTCTAATACTTCTTTCTTCTCGTGAATTCCTGTAATTTTCAGATGGGGTGGACCTCCCTGACGGTTTTTGAAAGTTAGTAGAAGATCTATCCATTGAGTTGGCTCACAACAGTGAAGATCAACAATGTGAACCACCTTTTCGCACTCCATGGCCTCAGCAATGGCATGGTTTGTGATCAGGTATGAGAACTTCAAAAATGGACACAGTTTATAGAAGTA encodes the following:
- the LOC114409529 gene encoding scarecrow-like protein 3 — translated: MDGLGSPSQWLRELRWDSQGLNPISLLIDCAKCVASGSIKNADIGLEYISQISSPDGNAVQRMVTYFSEALGYRIIKNLPGVYKSLNPSKTSLSSEDILVRKYFYKLCPFLKFSYLITNHAIAEAMECEKVVHIVDLHCCEPTQWIDLLLTFKNRQGGPPHLKITGIHEKKEVLDQMNFHLTTEAGKLDFPLQFYPVVSKLEDVDFEKLPVKIGDALAITSVLQLHSLLATDDDMAGRISPAAAASMNVQRALHMGQRTFAEWLERDMINAYTLSPDSALSPLSLGASPKMGIFLNAIRKLQPKLVVITEQESNLNGSNLMERVDRALYFYSALFDCLDSTVMKTSVERQKLESKLLGEQIKNIIACEGVDRKERHEKLEKWIRRLEMAGFEKVPLSYNGRLEAKNLLQRYSNKYKFREENDCLLVCWSDRPLFSVSAWSFRR